The DNA sequence AACCTCCTCATCGGAAGTTGCTCGCTATTCCACCAGAGCCCTCCCCCCCAGACCAGCATTTGCCCCAAAAAACCAACGCTTCTGTTGTCCCCGTGCAACGCACTGGCAGTTGACTTCGGTCGCCTAACACAGCGCACCGCGGGGCACAATGCGGAGGTACTCGAAGTTGTTGCAGTCCCCGACACCATGACCCTGTCCATGATCGATTCCCTGCTGGGAACGGCCGACAACGCCCTGCGCACCCTGTTCGGTGCCCATCATCCGGCCCGCCCGACGCCGCGCCCGGCCGCGGCCCCGTCCGAGGCCGCGCCGCTGGACGAATCCGAGCGGCGCCTGGCCGCCTCGCTGATGCGCGTCAACCATGTCGGCGAGGTCTGCGCGCAGGCCCTGTACGTGGGCCAGGCGCTGGTCACGCGCGATCCCGCGCTGAAGGCCCACTTCGAGGCCGCGGCCCGGGAGGAGGTGGACCACCTGGCGTGGACCGAGGAGCGCCTGCGCGAGCTGGGCTCGCGCACCAGCCTGCTGAATCCGCTGTGGTACGCCGGGGCGCTGGCCATCGGCATGGTGGCCGGCAAGGTCGGGGGCGACAAGGTCAGCCTGGGCTTCGTCGTCGAGACCGAGCGCCAGGTGGAGCAGCACCTGGAAGGGCACCTCGGCCGGCTGCCCGCCCAGGACCAGGCGTCGCGGGCCATCGTGGAACAGATGAAGGTCGACGAGGTCAAGCACGCCGACCAGGCCCAGCGGGCCGGCGCGGTCGAGCTGCCGGCGCCGGTGCGGCTGGCGATGCGCGCGGCGGCCAAGGTGATGACCACCACCGCCCACTACATCTGACCTGACTGGCGTCAAGGCCGCGCCCACCGCCTGCCGCAGGCGATCCTGGTGCGGCGGGCGCCGGGGCGTCGGGCCACGGGCCGGGGCGCAGGCAGCCGGGAGCCCAGGCCCCGCCGCGGCACCGGCCGGCAGCGGGCTCAGCCCTCGACGATCTCGTAGCTGGTGGTGATCGTGGCCGTCTTGCCGAGCATGATGCTGGCCGAGCAGTACTTGTCGTGCGACATCTGGATCGCGCGCTGCACGGCGGCCTCGGGCAGGCCGCGGCCGGTGATGACGAAGTGCATGTGGATCTTCGTGAACACCTTCGGGTCGGTCTCGGCGCGCTCGGCCTCGACCTGCACCTGGCAGCCGCGCACGTCGTGGCGCCCGCGCTTGAGGATCAGGACCACGTCGTAGGCGGTGCAGCCGCCGGTGCCGGCCAGCACGGTTTCCATCGGCCGCGGCGCCAGGTTGCGGCCGCCGCCGTCAGGGGCGCCGTCCATCATCAGCAGGTGGCCGCTGCCGGTCTCGGCGGAGAAGGCCATGCCGGAGGCCGGCATCCAGTTCACGGTGCATTTCATGGTGGGGTCACTTCGTACGCAGGTGTGGAGGATGTCGCATTTTTGTGCGCCGCGTGACATTGTGCCCTGAGCTTCTGCCGTGCCTGCACGCAGGTCCGGTGCATTTCCTGTTGCGCTGCACCATGAAAGCCGTTAAACTGACGTCCATGCGATGTTGAGTTGTAAGCAATTGCACCTCGCATTGCACCGTTTGTCTCCTCCACCCTCCTCCTTTGGTGGATTCAGCCCAGGGCCTCACCGCCTTGGGCTTTTTTTCTTCTGATGTCTGCCCTTCGCGACACCGGTTGCGCCCTCGTCCGCAGGGCCCCCGCCTGGCAGGCCGGCCACCCCGGCCCTGCGGCCCGGGGCACGCCGGTTCCGGCCGCCTGCCGCCCCGCACCGATGCGGGGCGCTGCCTTATGATGCGGCCCCCTACGGAGTAACCCCAGCATGGCACGCGCCGCACGTAAGCCCTCCTCCGCCCCCGCCCCGAAACGCCAGCTCAAGCTGGCCGACTACCTCCAGAAGATCCTGACGGCCAAGGTCTACGACGTGGCGATCGAGACCGAGCTGGAGCTGGCGCGCGACCTGACGCGCCGGCTGGGCAACGAGGTCTGGCTCAAGCGCGAGGACAACCAGCCGGTGTTCAGCTTCAAGCTGCGCGGCGCCTACAACAAGATGGCGCACCTGTCGCCGGCGCAGCTCAAGCGCGGGGTGATCTGCGCCTCGGCCGGCAACCACGCCCAGGGCGTGGCGCTGAGCGCCTCGCGCATGGGCTGCCGGGCGGTGATCGTGATGCCCGAGACCACGCCGCAGGTGAAGGTCGACGCGGTGCGCTCGCTGGGCGGCGAGGTCGTGCTGCACGGCGACAGCTATTCCGACGCCTACCTGCACGCGCTGGAGCTCGAGAAGAAGCACGGCCTGACCTTCGTGCACCCGTTCGACGACCCGGACGTGATCGCCGGCCAGGGCACGATCGCGATGGAGATCCTGCGCCAGCACCAGGGCCCGATCGACGCGATCTTCGTCGCCATCGGCGGCGGCGGGCTGATCTCCGGCGTGGCGGCCTACGTCAAGGCGGTGCGCCCCGAGATCAAGGTGATCGGGGTGCAGATGACCGACTCGGACGCGATGGTGCGCTCGGTGCAGAGCAAGCGCCGCGTGCAGCTGCACGACGTGGGCCTGTTCGCCGACGGCACCGCCGTGAAGCTGGTCGGCGAGGAGACCTTCCGGCTGGCGCGCGAGCTGGTGGACGACTACGTGGTGGTCGACACCGACGCGGTCTGCGCGGCGATCAAGGACGTGTTCCAGGACACGCGCAGCATCCTGGAGCCCTCCGGCGCGATGGGCGTGGCGGCGATCAAGCAGTACGTCGAGCGCCACCGCTGCAAGGGCAAGACCTTCGTCGCGGTGACCTGCGGCGCCAACATGAACTTCGACCGCCTGCGCTTCGTCGCCGAGCGCGCCGAGGTGGGCGAGGAGCGCGAGGCCCTGTTCGCGGTGACCATCCCCGAGGAGCGCGGCAGCTTCCGGCGCCTGTGCTCGCTGCTGGGCAAGCGCAGCGTCACCGAGTTCAACTACCGCATCTCCGACGACAAGGTCGCGCACGTGTTCGTCGGCCTGACCACGTCGAACCGCGGCGAGTCGAGCAAGATCGCCGCGATGTTCCAGAAGCACGGCTTCCCGACGCTGGACCTCACGCGCGACGAGCTGGCCAAGGAGCACATCCGCCACATGGTGGGCGGCCGCTCGACGCTGGCGCAGGACGAGCGGCTGTTCCGCTTCACGTTCCCGGAGCGGCCCGGCGCGCTGATGCGCTTCCTGTCCTGCATGCACCCGGAGTGGAACATCAGCCTGTTCCACTACCGCAACCAGGGCGCCGACTACGGGCGCATCCTGGTCGGGCTGCAGGTGCCGAAGTCCGACAAGAAGGCCTTCCGCGAGTTCCTGGACACGCTGGCCTACCCGTACGTCGAGGAGACCGGCAACCCGGTTTACCAATTGTTTCTGCGCTGAATCCGGCGCCCCCTGATCGCAGGGCGTCTCGCGATTGCAACGCCGGCGCGTCACTGAAACAATGCGCCGGCGGTCCGCCCCGGTACCGTCACCCCTTCCCGAGGCTTCATGTCGCTGAACCGCTCGTTGATCGCGCCCACGTTCCACCCGCCGCTGGAACAGGCCCTGAAGCAGAAGCTGGCCCGCCGCCAGGAACGCGCCGGCAGCCTGGGCGAACTGGAACCCCTGGCGGTGCGGCTCGGCCTGATCCGCAACACGCTCAAGCCCAAACTGCACGACCCGCAGCTGCTGGTGTTCGCCGCCGACCACGGGCTGGCGGTGGACGGCATCACCTCGCACACCGGCGAATCGACCGTCGCCCAGGTGCAGAACATCGTCTCGGTGCGCACCCCGCTGGCGGTGTTCGCGCGCATCCAGGGCCTGCACTTCACCGTGGTCGATGCCGGCATGGCCGACCCGACGCCGCGCCACCCGATGGTGCTGGCGCGCAAGATCGCGCACGGCACGCGCAACACGCGCGTGAACATGGCGATGACGCTGGACCAGGCGCAGGCCGCGATCCGTGCCGGCATGGAGATCGCCGACACGCTGCCCGGCAACGTGCTGGCCTGCGCGGGCCTGGGCGAAGGCAGCGAGGAAAGCGCGGCACTGGTGCTGTCGCGACTGGCCGGCCTGCCGCTGCGCGAGCTGATCCTGCGCGGCCCGCAGATGAACCCGGACCTGCTGGCGCACCTGATGGTGGTGCTGGAAGGGGCCCTGGGCCGGCACAAACCGGTCGGCGACCCGGTCGAGACCCTGGCCGCGCTGGGCGGCTTCGAGATCGCGATGATGGCCGGCGCGATGCTGGTGGCAGCCGGCAAGCGGCACGTGATCATCGTCGACGGGCTGCCCGCCTGCGCGGCGCTGATGGTGGCCTCGCGCATCGCAGCGCCGGTCACCGATTACTGCATCTTCGCGCGCAGCCACGGCCGCCCGGGCCTGAGCCTGGCGCTGCAGCACTTCAAGGCCGGCCCGTTGCTCGAGCTGGGGCTGGAAAGCCAGGACGGCACGGGCGCGGCGCTGGCCTGGCCGCTGGTGCACGCGGCCGGCGCGCTGCTGACCGAAGTGGCCGAGGGGGAGGAACCGGGCCCGTCGCTGCCCGGCGGGCTGTGAGCTGCCTCAGCGCAGGTAGTCCAGCTCGAGCCGCTGCTGCAGCCGCCGCGCCATGCGGAAGGCTTCCTTGAGGATGCGGCGGTCGATGTCGCTGAGCGACCGCACTTCGATCTGGTTGGGCCCCAGCGCCTGGCGGTCCGGCCCGATCTGGGCACGCAGCCGCAGGTACTGCAGGAAGTCGAAGCCCTCGACCCACCCGTCGCTTTCCGCCTCGCCGACGCCGACGGCGGCCGCATAGCCCTGCAGGCGCGCGCGCGTCGAGGTGGCCTCGATGCCGTGGGCCAGCGCGTAGATGCGCGCGGCCTCGACGAACAGCGACACCCCCTGCAGCTTCAGGTCCACCACCTCGCGCCCGCCCTCGTTGGTGGTCTCGATGCCGCCCAGCCAGTTGAGCGGTGGGCGGTGCTGCAGCGCGACCTCGGCCATCTGGCGCAGGAAGCGCGGCACGGCCTGCGCGCGGCGCGTGACGAACGCGCGCATCGGCTCCACCAGCTGCGCGTCGCCGGCCAGCGGCCGGAAGTCGAAGAAGATCGCGGCGTTGAGCAGGTCCTGCGGCGCGCCGTGCTCGATCCAGCGCGCGAAGCGCTCGCACCACTCCTGCGTGGTCAGGCACCACGAGGGGTTCATCGCCATCACCCCGCCCTTGCACAGCGGGAAGCCGCAGTCGGCCAGCGCGTGGTTGACCTCCTGCGCGAAGGCGAGCCAGGCGGCACGCTCGCCAGCGGCCTCTTCGGCCAGCACCAGGCCGTTGTCCTGGTCGGTCGCGATGGTCTGCTCGCCGCGCCCCTCGGAGCCGAGCGCGATCCAGCAGGCGCGGCCGAGGTCCAGCTGCCGGCGGGCGGCGACCAGCTCGACCACGCGCGCGGTCAGCACGTCGTTGAGGTGGCTGATGACCTCGGTGATCTGGCGCGCGCCCAGCCCCTGGCCGAGCAGGTTGCCGGCGAAGCGGCGGATGTCCTGTGCGACCAGCGACAGCGTCGCGACGTCGTTGGCCGCGCGGATCGCGTTGCCGACATGCTTGAGCGACAGGCGCTGCATCGAGAACAGGTCGCGCTCGCTGACCACGCCGACCAGCCGCCCGCCGTCGGTGACGGGCACGTGGCGGATGCCGTGCCGCGACATCAGCACCGCGGCGTCCTGCGCGGTGTGCTCGACGGTCAGCTGGTGCACCGGCGCCGTCATCACCGCGCCGATCGGGGTGGCCAGCGGCAGGCCGGGCAGCGTCACCCGGCCCAGCACGTCGTGCCGCGTCAGGATGCCCTGCACGGCACCGTCCGGGCCGGTCACGACCATCGAGCCGATGCGGTGCGCGTGCATCGTGGCCAGCGCCTCGGACAACGGCGTGTCCGGGCCGCAGCTGAACGGCTGCGCGCGGGTCAGCGACCCCAGCCGTGCCTGCAGCGACTGCTCGGCCAGCGTGCGCGAGGAATACGCCACCTGCACCGCGCGGCGCGACAGCTCGACGAACTGCAGCATGCGCCGGTTCAGGAAGTCGGCGAACGGCGGGTGCTCGCGCGCCAGCTCGTGCACCAGCGCCGCAGGGATCAGCAGGCAGGCGGTGTCCTGCGTGGCGCGGTAGGTGGCCGTGACGGCCCGCTCGCCGGTGACGGCACCGACCGGGAACAGGTCGCCCGCCTCGTACTGGAAGCCGGCCGGCGCCATGGTCGCCAGCCCCTGCTGCCCGCTGATCGCGCCGCGCCGCACGTACCAGAGGTGGCGCACCGGGCCGTCGTCCGGGGCGACCACGACCTGGCCGGCCGCGTAGCGGCGCTGCGTCGCCCCCTCGAGCAGGGGCACCAGGGCCTCGACGGGCATCTGGGAAAACGGCGGGAAGCGCTGCAGCTCGGCGAGCAGCCGGGCGCGCCGGCCGTCCGGGACGTCGGGGAGGAAAGATGCAGCCGCAGCCACCGCCGTCCTCCGTTCGTCGCGCGCTACTGGCGGATCGCCGGGTCACCCCCGTCCGGGCGCGGCGCCGGCGCCACCGGCACGATGCCCTGGTCGGGAGGAAGCGCCTGCGGCGCGCCGGTCTGCGGCGGTGGCAGCGGCGGCAGCTCCAGCGTGAACGCCGCCCCGCCCGAGCCGCGGCCGAAGGTCGCGCTGCGCTGGCCGAGCGCCTGCAGGGTCAGCTCGCCCTCGACCACGCTGCCCAGCGCATAGGCGCGCGGCGGCTTGCCGTCGATGGACAGCAGGGCCACCCCCGGGCCGGAGCGGCCTTCGGGCGGCGCCATCACGCCGAGCAGGCGGAAGCGGGAACTTTCCGGCGGCGGTGCGCTCTGGGCCGGATCGGTCGGCGAGCGCCCGCCGCCCAGCATGCGCACGACGGCCCCCGGGCTGCCCACCTGGGCGACCACCGGCATCGCCTGGGACGGCACGGCCAGGGGCGAAGCCGTCAGGCGCAGCCCCCAGTAGACCGCGCTGGCGGCGGCCAGGGCCCACAGCACGAATGCAAGCAGTCGCGAAACCATCGGGCGATTATGATTCAAGGTCGCTTCGTCGGGTCCGTCCTCGCGGCCGTTCCCGCGGCGCCGGCGCCCGGCCTCCAGGGCCTCCGTCCATGATCCCACTTGCACCACGAACCATCATGACCCGCCTGTCCTCCCGCTCCCGTCCGGCTGCCTCGCTGCTTGCGCGCGGTTTCACCCTGATCGAGCTGATGGTGGTGCTGGTCATCATCGGCATCCTGGGCGCGCTGATCGTCCCCAACGTGCTGGACCGCGCCGACGACGCGCGCGTGACCGCCGCGCGCACCGACGTGAACAACCTGATGCAGGCGCTCAAGCTGTACAAGCTCGACAACCAGCGCTACCCGACCGCCGAGCAGGGCCTGCAGGCGCTGGTCACCAAGCCGACCACCGGTCCCATCCCGCCCAACTGGAAACCCTACCTCGACAAGCTGCCGAACGACCCCTGGGGCCGGCCCTACCAGTACCTCAACCCCGGCGTGAAGGGGGAGGTGGACGTGTTCAGCTTCGGCGCCGACGGGCAGACCGGTGGTGAAGGCAACAACGCCGACATCGGCTCCTGGCAATAAGCTGCGTTCCGGCCGGGGCCGCCGCGGCTTCACGCTGCTGGAGCTGCTGGTGGTGCTGGCCTTGCTCGCCATCACGGTGGGCACCGTGACCCTGGCCATCCGCGACCCGGCCGCCACCCAGCTGGAGCGCGAGGCCGAGCGCCTGGCCGCGCTGCTGGAAAGCGCCCGCGCCGAGGCCCGCGCCGCCGGCCTGCGCGTGCTGTGGCAGCCGGTGCGCGTGCAGGACGGCAGCTCCGGGCCGCACTTCCGCTTCATCGGCCTGCCCGAGGGCATCGAGCTGCCCGACACCTGGCTCAACCCCGGCGTGCGCGCCGACATCGTCGGCGCGCCGGTGCTGGTGCTGGGACCCGACCCGATCATCGGCGCGCAGCGCCTGACGCTCGCGCTGGACGACCGCCGCGTCACGCTGGCCACCGACGGCCTGCTGCCCTTTGCCATCACCAGCGAGGTGCCCCGTGCGCCCTAGCCGCCGCCTGCCGCCGGCGGGCGGCTTCACGCTGATCGAGGTGCTGGTCGCGCTCAGCATCGTCGGCATCGCGCTGGCCGCGGGCGTGAAGGCCGGCGGCGCGCTGACCCGCAACGCCGAGCGGCTGTCGGACATGATGGCCGCGCAGTGGTGCGCCGAGAACCAGCTGAGCGCCCTGGTGCTGTCCAGGCAGTTCCCCGCCGTCGGCGACGCCACCTTCGATTGCGAGCAGGGCGGCCGCTACTACGCCGGGCAGCTGGTGGTGCGGCCCACGCCCAATCCGAACTTCCGCCGCGTCGACGCACGCATCGCCACCGAGGCCGGTGAGCCGCTGCTGGTGCTGTCGACCGTCGTGCCGAGGCGCTGACCATGGGTGCGCGACGCCTGTCCCGCGGCTTCACGCTGATCGAGGTGCTGGTGACCATCACCATCCTCGCGGTGCTGGCCGGCATGGCCTGGCAGGGCATCGACGCCATCGTGCGCAGCAAGGCGGTCAGCGAGGAGCGCCTGGACGCCGTGCTGCGGCTCAACACGGTGCTGGCGCAGTGGGACGCGGACCTGTCCACGCTGCACGACACCGGCCTGATCGCCGAGATGCCCGCCTTCGACGGCGCCTCGCTGCGCCTGACGCGGCGCACCGACGCCGGCGTGCAGCTGGTGGTGTGGAGCCTGCGCGACGGCACCTGGCAGCGCTGGGCCTCGCAGCCGGTGGTGCGCCAGGGCGACCTGCTGGAGCTGTGGCTGCGCTCGTACCAGCTGCTCGGCAACGAGGTCGGCACGGTGCGCGCCCTGCCCGGCGTGCAGGAGTGGCAGGTCTACTACTGGCGCAACAACGCCTGGAGCAACCCGCAGTCGACCGGCGACGTCCAGGAGGCCGCCGGCCCGCGGCCGGGCCCCCGCAGCGCCGGCTCCAAGGTGCGCCTGCCCGAAGGCATCCGCATCGTGCTGACCATGGCGCCGGGCTCGGGCCTGAACGGCACCTACACCCGCGACCTGGTGCTGCGCACCCGCTCGGAGTGACCATGCGCGCGACCGCCCGCCCCGCCCCCTGCAGCCGCCGGCGCCGCCAGCGCGGCGCGGCGCTGCTGACCGCGATGATCATCGTCACCCTGGTGGCGACGCTGGCCAGCGCGATGTACTGGCGCCAGTGGCGCTCGGTGCAGATCGAGATCGCCGAGCGCACCCGGGCGCAGTCGGCCTGGATCCTGAGCGGCGCGCTCGACTGGGCACGGCTGATCCTCGCCGAGGACGCGCGCGCCGGCGGCGCCGACCACCTCTCCGAGCCCTGGGCCACGCCGCTGGCCGAAGCACGCCTGTCCACCTTCCTGGCCGCCAACGAGAGCCAGGTCGAGGACGCGCCCGAGGCCTTCCTGACCGGGCGCATCACCGACGCCCAGGCGCGCTTCAACCTCGCCAACCTGGTCACCGAGGCCGGCGAGCTGTCGGTGCCCGACGTGGCCGCGCTGCAGCGGCTGTGCGAGTACGTCAACGTCGACCCGAGCGTGGCGACCGTCCTGACCGGCGCCCTGCGGCTGGCCCTGCCCGGGCGTGCCGCCAGCGCCGCCGGCGAAGGCGCGGACATCCCGCTGCTGCCCCCCACGGTGGACGAGTTGCGCTGGCTGGGCATCGACGACGAGGCCGCCGCCAAGCTGGCGCCGTACGTCGTGCTGCTGCCGCGCCGCACCCCGGTCAACCTGAACACCGCCCCGCGCGAGGTCATCGCGGCCGTCATGGAAGGCCTGGACATCGGTTCGGCCGACCGGCTGATCCAGATCCGCCAGCGCAGCCCGTTCCGGCGCCTGTCCGACGTCAATGCCCATCTGCCGCAAGGGGTGGTGCCGGATGACAGCCGTGTCAGTGTTGCAACCAATTTCTTCGAAGTGCGCGGGCGCATGCGCATCGAGCAGCGGGTGGTCGAGGAGCGCTCGCTGGTCGAGCGCCGCGGGCGCATCGTGCTGACGCTGCGGCGCGAACGCAGCAGCTTCACCGTCGGCGCGGGGTTCACGCCTTGAGGCGCCCGCGCTCCCCGGCGACGGGCGCCGAGACATTCGCGCACAAGTCACGCCTGCCGCTACATACAATCCGCCATCGTTATTCCCAGGCCGCATGAGCGTACTCGTCATCCCATTCGCGCCCCGTCCTCACCTGGGCCCGCGCTCCGGTCCGCAGGGAGGCGAGCCGCCGCGTGCGCCGGCGGAGTTCGACTACGTCCTCAGCAAGGACGGCCACACCGTGCACAGCCAGGGCCGTTGCGCCCCACCGCTGCTGCCCAAGGCGGACACCGTGGTCGGGGTCGTCCCGGCGGTCGACATCGGCTGGCACCGCATCACCCTGCCCAAGGCCCCGGCGGCCCGGCTGCGCGCCGCGCTGGCCGGCCTGCTCGAGGACGCGCTGCTGGAAGACCCGGCCGACGCGCATTTCGCGCTCGCCCCCGGCGCGCAGGCAGGCCAGGAGGTCTGGGTGGCGGCGATGCACCGCGCCTGGCTGCGCACCCAGCTCGCGACGCTGGAATCCGCACGGGTGATCGTCGACCGCCTCGTGCCGCAGGCCGAGCCGGTCGATCCGCCGCGCGGGCATTTCGACATCGACCTGGACGCCGAACCGGGACGCAACCTGCGCCTGCTGTGGGCGCGCCCGGACGGCGTGCTGGTGGTGCGCCCCGGCGGCACCCTGGTGCGCAGCTGGCTGCCGCAGCACGAGGTGGTCGAATGGACCGCCGAGCCGGCCGCCGTCGAGGCCGCCGAACAGTGGCTGGGCCAGCCGGTGGAGGTCTGCCCCGCCGCCCAGCTGGCGCTGCAGGCCGCGCAGTCCGGCTGGAACCTGCGCCAGTTCGACCTCGCCCTCAAGCACCGCGGCGTGCGGGCGCTGCGCGACGTCTGGCGCCAGCTGGCCACCCCGGCCTGGCGCCCGGCGCGCTGGGGCCTGGTGGCGCTGGCGGCCGTGCACCTGGTCGGCCTCAACGCCTGGGCCTGGCACCAGCGCGACGAGGTGCGGCAGCGCCGGCAGGAACAGGTGCGCCTGCTGCAGGACGCCTTCCCCCACGTGCGCGCGGTGCTCGACGCGCCGCTGCAGATGCGGCGCGAGGTCGAGCAACTGCGCCTGCAGGCCGGCAAGGCCGGCGACGCCGACCTGGAGATCATGCTGCAGGCCGCGGCCAGCGCCTGGCCGGGCCACCGCGTGCTCGAGGGATTGCAATTCGAACCCGGACAGCTCACGCTGTCGGTCGCCGGGTGGGGCGAGGACGAGATCGAACAGTTCCGCGCCAGCCTGCAGCCCTCGGGCTGGCAGGTCGAGCGCGACGGCAGCCGCGTGACGCTGCGGCGGGCCGCACAGGGAGCCGGTGCATGAAGCTGGACCAGGTCAAGGCACAGGCGGCCGCCCGCTGGGCGGCGCTCGGCGCGCGCGAACGCCGGCTGGTGCTCGCTGCCGGGCTGCTGCTCGTGGTCGCGCTGGTGTGGTGGGTCGGGCTGCAGCCGGCGCTGCGCACGCTGCGCGAGGCGCCGCCGCGCATCGCCCAGCTCGACGAGGAACTGCGCGTGATGCGCGGGCTGGCCGCCGAGTCGCAGCAACTCAAGAGCGCGCCGACCATCAACCAGGGCCAGGCGGTGCGCGCGCTGCAGGCCGCCACCGAGCGCCTGGGCCCCGCCGGCCGCCTGAACGTGCAGGCCGACCAGGCCACGCTGACGCTGCAGTCGGCGCCCGCCGAGGCGGTGCTCGGCTGGCTGGGCGAAGCCCGCAGCGCCGGGCGCGCACGCGTC is a window from the Caldimonas thermodepolymerans genome containing:
- the gspM gene encoding type II secretion system protein GspM, encoding MKLDQVKAQAAARWAALGARERRLVLAAGLLLVVALVWWVGLQPALRTLREAPPRIAQLDEELRVMRGLAAESQQLKSAPTINQGQAVRALQAATERLGPAGRLNVQADQATLTLQSAPAEAVLGWLGEARSAGRARVVQAQLVRSGDGYNGTVVLALPGGGS
- the gspL gene encoding type II secretion system protein GspL, with protein sequence MSVLVIPFAPRPHLGPRSGPQGGEPPRAPAEFDYVLSKDGHTVHSQGRCAPPLLPKADTVVGVVPAVDIGWHRITLPKAPAARLRAALAGLLEDALLEDPADAHFALAPGAQAGQEVWVAAMHRAWLRTQLATLESARVIVDRLVPQAEPVDPPRGHFDIDLDAEPGRNLRLLWARPDGVLVVRPGGTLVRSWLPQHEVVEWTAEPAAVEAAEQWLGQPVEVCPAAQLALQAAQSGWNLRQFDLALKHRGVRALRDVWRQLATPAWRPARWGLVALAAVHLVGLNAWAWHQRDEVRQRRQEQVRLLQDAFPHVRAVLDAPLQMRREVEQLRLQAGKAGDADLEIMLQAAASAWPGHRVLEGLQFEPGQLTLSVAGWGEDEIEQFRASLQPSGWQVERDGSRVTLRRAAQGAGA